Within the Gracilimonas sp. genome, the region AGCTGTAAAATCAGCTCCTCTTTTTGTAACTCCACAAGCAGAAAATATAGCTGCTGAGACTACAAACAGAGTAATGACTTTAAACGAATGCATGCAGATGATTTAAATTGAACTACTAAAATATATCCTGCTTTGTGGTGAAATGCTATCAGGCAGATTTCAGAATAACCGAAAACACGGACCCTTTGCCAGCCTCGGTGTCCAGTTCTATGCGCCCATCCATTCTGTGAACTAATTTTTGAACAATAAAGAGTCCGAGGCCCGTAGTCTTTTCACCACCAGTTGGGGCGGCAGATAATTTAGAGAACTTACTGTACAGTCTCTTTTTATCCTCTTTCGTGAAGCCAGGTCCTTCATCACCAACACTAATTTTAACCTTATCTGTATTTGAGAGATGTTGTACAGTGATGGTTACTTCAGAGTTTGGCCGGGAGAATTTATAGGCATTATTAACCAGGTTTTCCAGTACCCGGGTTAACGCGTCTTGATCAGCTAAGACATCAGGTATATTATCCTCAATTTTCAAGGAGGTTTTAATAGATTTTTTCTCTCCTAAAATTCTGAGGGAATTGAAAACTTCGGTAACGGTTTGTTCTGCAGAAATCGGTTTTGGATTAATCTTAACTTCACCTAGTTCAATTTTATTGGCGTCCATCATGTTGCTGACCAGATTATTAATGCGCATGGTCAAGTCATGAATGTTGCCAGCATATTCCTCGATCTCTTCAGGAGGGAGTTTATCTGCATCCATTGCCAGGAGCTCTGATATAGCTGTGATGGAACTAAGAGGACTGCGTAAATCGTGTGATACTACACCAATGAAGCGGTGGATATTATCGTTGAGGTGGGAAAGGTTTCTGGCGCCGTCACTTAAAGATTTATTTAGAGCATCCTGACGTTCCTGCTGTTTTTTGTAGGAAAGAAGGATAGTGCCCAGAATCAAAAGACCTATTAGTGAGATAGAAAATAATATGATGAGAGCCTCACGGGTAAGCCAATCTAAACTTCCTGCAAAATGAAGTAATCCCAATGGGTTAAAATCGAGCAGATAGTTTAATCCTACCTCACCCACTGAAATAGCACACAATCTATCCCAGAAGCTTAGTGAGACGATTAACATACCTGCCAGGTATGTGCCGCCAATCATTTGTTACCCTTAAAAGCTGTATTTCCTAAAGTTTGAGGAATATAGGCTTATGCTTTGATAAAATCATTTTCGAAAAATTTTTCCGGAAATTTTTTCTAAATCGCAGTCCTTTGATTATTAGAACTGCAAAAAAACCACCCGATCAGGTAGTTTTTTATCAAAGGAAAAAGAGTACAATAATATTTAATCCGTTGTTTAGTGCTTTGTAAAGATCTAAAACAATACAAATCAAATAATAAAACTATGCGGTTATACAAAACTCTGCTTGTTCTGTGCGGACTCTTAATAAGTTCTGCAACGCAAGCTCAAAGTGTAATTTCATTTATGGGCGGCACACTAGAAAGCTCAACTATGACGCTCAGCTTTACGGCTGGTGAAGCACTGGTTGGTAACTTTAGTGGTAACTCTATAAGTGTAGCAGGGGGATTCAGTAATGGCAATGACCTAGTGTCTACATCTAATGAAATTCCAAAGGATGACTTGCCGGTTACATTTCGGTTAAGGCAGAACTATCCGAACCCATTTAATCCTTCCACAAACATTTCCTTTGACTTACCAAGGTCATCAGAAATCAGGCTGGAAGTTTTTAATTCGATAGGTGCAAAAGTGGCAATACTTGCTGAAGGGCGAAAACCAGCGGGCAGTTACACACTTCGTTTTAATGCTTCAACTTTTGCCAGCGGTATGTATTTCTACCGGTTTATAGCAGATGGTAAAGTTATATCAACTCAAAAAATGCTTTTGATCAAGTAATTTAAAAAAGGACAATAAAATGAATAAAATATTCTACAAACTAATTTTTACGATATTGGCTGTATTATTCGCAGCTGAAGTGATGGCACAGGTTCCCCAGGGATTCAATTTTCAGGCAGTGGCAAGGAATGCAGATGGCGATCTGATAACTAATTCGGAACTTGGCGTGCGGGTAAGTGTGCTTCAGGGAAGTGAAACAGGAACGGCCGTGTATATCGAAACTCAAACACCAACTACAAGTGCGGCAGGCTCTTTTCAGATTGTGATTGGTGAAGGCACTTCGGAAGATGATTTCAGTACCATCGACTGGTCATCTGATAATTATTATGTGAAACTGGAAATCGATGCTGCCGGTGGAACAGAGTACGAAGAACTTGGAACTACACGACTTCTATCTGTTCCATATGCTTTGCTTGCTCATGATGTAGTAAATGAAGGAAGCGGAAGCACTGAACCAATTACAGAGTATACTCTTAATACAACGGAAGGAGATACATCATTTACTGTGAGCGCGATCGGTAATTCTGGTTTGGCTGCTATCAGAGGTAACTCCAGCACAGATGGAGTAAATTATGGTGTTATTGGTACAGCAAATTCAACCTCTTCTAATGCCAATACTATGTATGGAGTATTCGGAACGGCTCCAGGAGATGGAACAGGTACTCAAATAGGAGTCATAGGTTCAGCAATCAACGATGCTGGTACAGGCGGCCGGCGTTACGGGTTATATGGTCAGGCTCGTTCTCAGGGAAGAGAAAACATTGGGGGATTTGGTGTAGGCCTTGGCCCTGGTGATGGAGAAATAGTGCCTTTAGGAGATCC harbors:
- a CDS encoding HAMP domain-containing sensor histidine kinase, with the translated sequence MIGGTYLAGMLIVSLSFWDRLCAISVGEVGLNYLLDFNPLGLLHFAGSLDWLTREALIILFSISLIGLLILGTILLSYKKQQERQDALNKSLSDGARNLSHLNDNIHRFIGVVSHDLRSPLSSITAISELLAMDADKLPPEEIEEYAGNIHDLTMRINNLVSNMMDANKIELGEVKINPKPISAEQTVTEVFNSLRILGEKKSIKTSLKIEDNIPDVLADQDALTRVLENLVNNAYKFSRPNSEVTITVQHLSNTDKVKISVGDEGPGFTKEDKKRLYSKFSKLSAAPTGGEKTTGLGLFIVQKLVHRMDGRIELDTEAGKGSVFSVILKSA
- a CDS encoding T9SS type A sorting domain-containing protein, whose amino-acid sequence is MRLYKTLLVLCGLLISSATQAQSVISFMGGTLESSTMTLSFTAGEALVGNFSGNSISVAGGFSNGNDLVSTSNEIPKDDLPVTFRLRQNYPNPFNPSTNISFDLPRSSEIRLEVFNSIGAKVAILAEGRKPAGSYTLRFNASTFASGMYFYRFIADGKVISTQKMLLIK
- a CDS encoding tail fiber domain-containing protein, which codes for MNKIFYKLIFTILAVLFAAEVMAQVPQGFNFQAVARNADGDLITNSELGVRVSVLQGSETGTAVYIETQTPTTSAAGSFQIVIGEGTSEDDFSTIDWSSDNYYVKLEIDAAGGTEYEELGTTRLLSVPYALLAHDVVNEGSGSTEPITEYTLNTTEGDTSFTVSAIGNSGLAAIRGNSSTDGVNYGVIGTANSTSSNANTMYGVFGTAPGDGTGTQIGVIGSAINDAGTGGRRYGLYGQARSQGRENIGGFGVGLGPGDGEIVPLGDPREAEGNVGGYNVGFVGWARDNLNGNLGIRGFVYGDQGGRINIAGAFHNEATAIGINNGVETLVKGSQTLNRGYFGVVDGATKNIGMQMYVNNGISNIGLDIHADTAAVFHGLVEVNHDLQVNGDIRHTGGITQTSDRNLKENIQPLQNGLSTIMKLNPTTYHFRGNGEYKGLKLSSGLHYGLIAQEVEQVLPSLVKNNLHTYSEMKVDGQGPDAISETEIEKTMEYKTMNYTELIPVLIKGM